The Pseudomonas sp. TH06 genome has a window encoding:
- a CDS encoding SulP family inorganic anion transporter: MKPIRLRADVLAGLTTSFALLPECIAFALVAHLNPLMGLYGAFIICTLTALFGGRPGMVSGAAGSMAVVIVALVVQHGVQYLLATVLLGGLIMMAFGLLRLGKLVRMVPHPVMLGFVNGLAIIIALAQLEHFKSGGHWLSGTPLYLMTGLVLLTMAIVYILPRLTRAVPPALVAILGVGLLVYLFGLPTRTLGDMAHIAGGLPTLALPEIPWTLQTLSIIAPYAILMALVGLLETLLTLNLTDEITETRGYPDRECVALGAANMVSGAFGGMGGCAMIGQTVINLSSGGRGRLSGVVAGVLILLFILFLSPLIERIPLAALVGVMFVVSQQTFAWASLRVVNKVPLNDVLVIIAVTTITVFTDLATAVLCGIIIAALNFAWQQARELYADEHLEADGSKLYRLHGTLFFASTTPFLNQFDPANDPARVTLDCRHLSFVDYSAIAALKTLRERYAKAGKDLQVFHLSERCKKLLKRAGVDHD, from the coding sequence ATGAAACCGATCCGTCTGCGCGCCGATGTCCTGGCCGGACTCACCACCTCGTTTGCCCTGTTGCCCGAATGCATTGCGTTTGCGCTGGTGGCGCACCTCAATCCATTGATGGGCCTGTATGGCGCCTTCATCATTTGTACGCTGACCGCGTTGTTCGGCGGTCGGCCGGGGATGGTCTCCGGCGCGGCGGGTTCAATGGCGGTGGTGATCGTGGCGCTGGTGGTGCAACACGGTGTGCAGTATCTGCTGGCGACCGTGCTGCTGGGCGGGCTGATCATGATGGCCTTCGGGTTGTTGCGCCTGGGCAAACTGGTGCGCATGGTGCCGCACCCGGTGATGCTCGGCTTCGTCAACGGTCTGGCGATCATCATTGCGCTGGCGCAGCTGGAACATTTCAAAAGTGGTGGACACTGGCTCAGCGGTACGCCGCTGTACCTGATGACCGGGCTGGTGTTGCTGACCATGGCCATCGTCTACATCCTGCCGCGTCTGACCCGTGCGGTGCCGCCGGCGCTGGTGGCAATCCTCGGTGTGGGTCTGCTGGTTTATCTGTTCGGGTTGCCGACCCGCACCCTCGGCGACATGGCGCACATCGCCGGCGGGTTGCCGACCCTGGCATTGCCCGAGATCCCGTGGACCCTGCAAACCCTGAGCATCATCGCCCCGTACGCCATCCTGATGGCGCTGGTCGGCTTGCTGGAAACCTTGCTGACACTGAACCTCACCGACGAAATCACCGAAACCCGTGGTTACCCGGATCGCGAGTGTGTGGCACTGGGCGCGGCGAACATGGTTTCGGGCGCATTCGGCGGCATGGGCGGCTGTGCAATGATCGGCCAGACCGTGATCAACCTCAGCTCCGGTGGACGCGGGCGTTTGTCCGGCGTGGTGGCGGGCGTGCTGATTCTGTTGTTCATCCTGTTTCTGTCGCCACTGATCGAGCGCATTCCGCTGGCGGCGCTGGTCGGCGTGATGTTCGTGGTGTCGCAGCAGACGTTCGCCTGGGCGTCGTTGCGGGTGGTGAACAAGGTGCCGCTCAACGATGTGCTGGTAATCATCGCCGTGACCACCATCACCGTATTTACCGATCTGGCCACGGCGGTGCTGTGCGGCATCATCATCGCCGCGCTGAATTTCGCCTGGCAGCAGGCGCGTGAACTGTATGCCGATGAGCATCTGGAGGCCGATGGCAGCAAACTCTATCGCCTGCACGGCACGCTGTTCTTCGCCTCGACCACGCCGTTCCTCAACCAGTTCGACCCGGCCAATGATCCGGCCAGAGTAACGCTGGATTGCCGGCATTTGAGCTTCGTCGATTACTCGGCGATCGCCGCGCTGAAAACTCTGCGCGAACGCTACGCCAAGGCCGGCAAGGATTTGCAGGTGTTTCATCTGTCGGAACGCTGCAAGAAACTGCTTAAACGCGCGGGCGTTGATCACGACTGA
- a CDS encoding carboxymuconolactone decarboxylase family protein — protein MSRINAISLDTATDATRTVLEGVKKKIGFLPNLFATLAKAPLALDTYVQASALLGKSSLSAKEKEAVYLATSQVNGCDYCLAAHTLFAGKSGLSAQDIVAARQGELNAYAALAYQLTQTRGHLSDEHIAAARTAGIDDSKIIEVIALVAVQTLTNYLNNTALTEIDFPAI, from the coding sequence ATGAGCCGCATCAACGCTATCAGCCTCGACACCGCCACCGACGCCACCCGCACGGTACTGGAAGGCGTGAAGAAGAAAATCGGTTTTCTGCCGAACCTGTTCGCCACTTTGGCCAAGGCCCCGTTGGCCCTGGATACCTACGTGCAAGCCTCGGCGCTCCTCGGCAAGTCGTCGCTGAGCGCCAAGGAAAAAGAAGCGGTGTACCTCGCCACGTCGCAGGTCAACGGTTGCGATTATTGCCTGGCGGCGCACACCTTGTTTGCAGGTAAATCCGGGCTGTCAGCGCAGGACATCGTCGCGGCGCGCCAAGGCGAACTCAACGCCTACGCCGCCCTCGCCTATCAACTGACGCAAACCCGCGGCCACTTGAGCGACGAGCACATCGCCGCCGCCCGCACCGCCGGGATCGACGACAGCAAAATCATTGAAGTGATTGCGCTGGTGGCGGTGCAGACCCTGACCAATTACCTGAACAACACGGCGCTGACCGAAATCGACTTCCCGGCGATCTGA
- a CDS encoding AraC family transcriptional regulator, whose translation MDRLSTLLSHFGVNAGTFHSGEFCGISVHEGEPSGHVHLLQAGELLLKPGIEREIRLAEPSLIFFPRPFAHRMSADEAMETKLVCASLTFDGGSGNALAAALPDYLVLKLTDIPELSGTLEWLFKEAFEGHCGRMAVMDRLFELLVILLLRHLISSRDQQPGMMAGLADPRLSRALNLIHEQPAKPWSVADLASAANLSRAGFAEQFRRVVGQTPADYLLSWRVSLAQKRLREGKPIALIADEVGYESPSALARAFRRKTGLSPREWKAGL comes from the coding sequence ATGGATCGCCTGTCTACACTGCTCAGTCATTTCGGCGTCAATGCCGGCACCTTCCACAGCGGCGAGTTCTGCGGTATCAGCGTGCATGAGGGCGAGCCGAGTGGGCATGTGCACCTGTTGCAGGCGGGTGAGTTGCTGCTCAAACCCGGAATTGAACGCGAGATTCGTCTTGCCGAACCCTCGCTGATTTTCTTCCCCCGACCGTTTGCCCACCGAATGTCGGCCGACGAGGCCATGGAGACGAAACTGGTGTGCGCGTCGCTGACATTCGACGGCGGCTCAGGCAATGCCTTGGCGGCGGCGTTGCCGGATTATCTGGTGCTCAAACTGACCGACATTCCAGAGTTGAGCGGCACGCTGGAATGGCTGTTCAAGGAAGCGTTCGAGGGTCATTGCGGGCGTATGGCGGTGATGGATCGCTTGTTCGAATTGCTGGTGATTCTGTTGTTGCGGCACCTCATCAGCAGCCGTGATCAGCAACCGGGAATGATGGCCGGGCTGGCTGATCCGCGCCTGTCCCGGGCCTTGAACCTGATCCACGAGCAACCGGCGAAACCCTGGAGCGTGGCGGATCTGGCCAGCGCCGCCAACCTCTCGCGCGCCGGGTTTGCCGAGCAGTTTCGCCGCGTCGTCGGCCAGACGCCGGCCGATTACCTGCTGAGCTGGCGGGTCAGTCTGGCGCAGAAACGCCTGCGTGAAGGCAAGCCGATTGCGTTGATTGCCGATGAAGTCGGTTATGAAAGTCCCTCGGCGCTGGCCCGGGCCTTTCGGCGCAAAACCGGGCTCAGTCCTCGGGAGTGGAAGGCAGGACTCTAA
- a CDS encoding DMT family transporter: MERISNLSTPALEKTSGWINGFIGVVIFSGSLPATRLAVLEFDPVFLTVVRAAIAGVLAVMLLWLFRERRPARSQWLSLLIVALGVVLGFPLLTALALQHVTSAHSIVFVGLLPLATAIFGVLRGGERPRPVFWIFSLLGSSLVVGYALAQGLTASPTGDLLMLAAILACGLGYAEGAKLSRTLGGWQVICWALVLSLPVMAVLSLWLAPASFRQISLSAWLCLAYVALFSMLIGFVFWYRGLAQGGIAAVGQLQLLQPFFGLALAATLLHEHVSVGMLAVTLGVILCVAGAKKFAR, from the coding sequence ATGGAACGGATTTCAAACCTGAGCACCCCGGCCCTGGAAAAAACCAGCGGCTGGATCAATGGCTTTATTGGCGTGGTGATCTTCAGCGGTTCGTTGCCGGCCACACGGCTGGCGGTGCTGGAATTCGACCCGGTGTTTCTCACCGTTGTCCGCGCCGCCATCGCCGGGGTGCTGGCAGTGATGCTGCTGTGGCTGTTTCGCGAACGGCGCCCGGCACGCAGCCAGTGGCTGTCGCTGTTGATCGTCGCGCTGGGCGTGGTGCTGGGTTTCCCGCTGCTGACGGCATTGGCGCTGCAACACGTGACGTCGGCGCATTCGATTGTCTTTGTCGGATTGCTGCCTCTGGCAACGGCGATTTTCGGCGTGCTGCGCGGTGGCGAACGTCCGCGCCCGGTGTTCTGGATATTCTCGTTGCTTGGCAGTTCTTTGGTGGTGGGTTACGCGCTGGCTCAGGGCCTGACCGCCTCACCGACTGGCGACCTGTTGATGCTCGCGGCGATTCTGGCCTGCGGCCTCGGTTACGCCGAAGGTGCGAAACTGTCACGAACCCTCGGTGGCTGGCAGGTGATTTGCTGGGCGCTGGTGTTGTCGTTACCGGTCATGGCGGTATTGAGTCTGTGGCTGGCGCCCGCCTCCTTCAGACAAATCAGCCTGTCGGCGTGGCTGTGTCTGGCCTACGTGGCACTGTTCAGCATGTTGATCGGCTTTGTGTTCTGGTATCGCGGACTGGCCCAAGGCGGAATCGCGGCGGTCGGCCAGTTGCAGTTGCTGCAACCGTTCTTCGGCTTGGCATTGGCCGCGACACTGCTGCATGAACACGTCAGCGTCGGCATGCTTGCAGTGACATTGGGCGTGATTCTGTGCGTGGCCGGGGCGAAGAAATTTGCCCGATAA
- a CDS encoding PLP-dependent aminotransferase family protein, translating to MPRSRYKTLVDTFAADIRSGRLVPGTRLPTHRQLAVSEGLALVTASRVYAELEAMGLVSGETGRGTFVRETSLSPGQGIDQKDVAVGMIDLNFNYPSLPGQADLLRTALRQLALSGDLESLLRYQPHAGRQHERASVARHLLSRGVSVEAEQVLIVNGAQQGLAVTLMALLKPGDVIAADALTYSGFKVLAEALHLEVVAIAFNDQGPDLAALEKLCRRRSVRAVYSMPTLHNPLGWVMPIEQREQLVSIARRHDLTLIEDAAYAFLVENPPQTLVDLAPERTVYVSGLSKNIATGLRVGFIAAPAPMVPSLERIIRATTWNTPGVMTAMACGWLDDGTVTLLEEQKRHDAKARQALAAELLQGLTCIGHPSSYFLWLPLPEDVRADQIVVELMQEQISVTTAEPFSVAPHVPHAIRLALGSVDMAVLRQALITVRKVIAAYL from the coding sequence ATGCCGCGCTCCCGCTACAAGACCCTCGTTGACACTTTCGCGGCGGACATTCGCTCGGGGCGTCTGGTCCCCGGCACGCGCTTGCCGACCCACCGGCAACTGGCCGTCAGCGAAGGGCTGGCGCTGGTCACGGCGTCGCGGGTCTACGCCGAACTAGAGGCGATGGGTCTGGTCAGCGGCGAAACCGGGCGCGGCACCTTTGTCCGGGAAACTTCGCTGTCACCGGGGCAGGGCATTGATCAGAAGGACGTGGCGGTCGGCATGATCGACCTCAACTTCAACTACCCGTCATTGCCGGGGCAGGCCGATCTGTTGCGCACGGCGTTGCGGCAATTGGCGTTGTCCGGCGACCTGGAGTCGCTGTTGCGTTATCAACCACACGCCGGTCGCCAGCACGAGCGAGCTTCGGTCGCACGACATCTGCTGTCGCGTGGCGTAAGCGTCGAGGCCGAGCAAGTGCTGATCGTCAACGGTGCTCAGCAAGGGTTGGCGGTGACGCTGATGGCGTTGCTCAAACCGGGCGATGTGATTGCGGCGGATGCGCTGACGTATTCCGGGTTCAAGGTCCTGGCCGAGGCGCTGCACCTGGAAGTGGTGGCGATTGCGTTCAACGATCAGGGGCCTGACCTGGCGGCGCTGGAAAAGCTCTGCCGCCGCCGCTCGGTGCGTGCCGTGTACAGCATGCCGACGCTGCACAATCCACTGGGCTGGGTGATGCCGATCGAGCAGCGCGAGCAACTGGTGTCGATCGCCCGCCGGCATGATCTGACCCTCATCGAAGATGCGGCCTACGCGTTTCTCGTGGAAAACCCACCGCAGACATTGGTCGACCTTGCGCCGGAGCGCACGGTGTATGTTTCGGGTCTTTCGAAGAATATCGCCACCGGCCTGCGCGTCGGCTTCATCGCCGCGCCCGCACCGATGGTGCCGTCACTGGAGCGCATCATTCGCGCCACCACCTGGAACACACCGGGGGTGATGACGGCGATGGCTTGCGGTTGGCTCGACGATGGCACCGTTACGCTGTTGGAGGAGCAGAAACGTCACGATGCCAAGGCTCGTCAGGCGTTGGCTGCCGAGTTGTTGCAAGGGTTGACGTGCATCGGCCATCCGTCCTCGTATTTCTTGTGGCTACCGCTGCCTGAAGACGTGCGCGCCGATCAGATCGTCGTGGAATTGATGCAAGAACAGATTTCAGTGACCACCGCTGAACCGTTTTCAGTGGCGCCGCACGTCCCGCATGCGATTCGCCTGGCGCTGGGCTCGGTGGACATGGCGGTGTTGCGTCAGGCCTTGATCACCGTCAGAAAAGTCATCGCCGCTTACCTGTAA
- a CDS encoding cytochrome c family protein, which translates to MKTNASLSLALILTAGLLSTAAHAAGDPEAGAKIFPRLCGGCHQVGESARPGFGPQLNGIIGRPAGTSANYVYSDAMKNSGVTWDREKLRAYLKNPKDVVPGTRMIFWGLSDEEKLDNLLAYLQGFQAQ; encoded by the coding sequence ATGAAAACAAACGCCTCACTGTCCCTCGCCCTGATCCTCACTGCTGGCCTGCTCAGCACAGCCGCCCACGCAGCGGGTGACCCCGAAGCCGGCGCGAAAATCTTCCCGCGCCTGTGCGGCGGTTGCCATCAAGTCGGCGAGTCCGCCCGTCCTGGATTCGGCCCGCAACTCAACGGCATCATCGGCCGGCCCGCCGGGACCTCGGCGAACTACGTGTATTCCGATGCGATGAAAAACTCGGGGGTAACCTGGGATCGCGAAAAGCTGCGGGCTTATCTGAAAAATCCCAAAGATGTGGTCCCCGGCACCCGAATGATTTTCTGGGGCCTGAGTGATGAGGAAAAGCTCGATAATCTGTTGGCTTACTTGCAGGGTTTTCAGGCTCAGTGA
- a CDS encoding AAA family ATPase — translation MERIDLTDINLFIGSNGAGKSTVIDMVRALASPQLLPSLYTENAFSGVFSGFSVSFDKIDYSYKFEPVGPHYDSVMCQMLSRTNRKKDSAQIKKEKIPRVLAAGQSIQTPPAKGVVVRYLHGGGTLPVDADAMLLLNDLGPMLTGAVDWNTYKGRLPPPKNGGALQKKDAQTLNVFLADSAADELPLSPHSLSVESFPSGWKAYAAVLKWLKDVPRGGIALLEEPESHLHPHFQRLLFTVMTKLVKARKLQLLMSTHSSALINAAAELNGKPSVKIFQMHDGHIQSANIGKVLDQLGYRASDLLQANSVIWVEGPSDRIYLNWWIRHKRKDFIEGVHYSIMFYGGRLFSHLSAETEPLADLIKLKKLNRHSAIMFDSDKEAPHVKLNPTKERLKKEFSGTTEEPGFAWVTEGREIENYLDETQFKKSLKAQHKHLHRYSATGIWENWLKYEIAKPAPNAKSTDLKRSGDKVAVANRYIKKWKVDLKVLDLDRQLTLLCEFIDRANR, via the coding sequence ATGGAACGCATCGACCTGACTGACATCAATCTCTTCATAGGCAGTAACGGTGCGGGTAAATCTACAGTCATCGACATGGTCAGGGCGCTGGCCTCTCCTCAACTATTGCCCAGCCTTTATACCGAGAATGCTTTTTCAGGCGTTTTTTCTGGATTCTCCGTTTCTTTTGACAAGATTGATTACTCATACAAGTTTGAGCCCGTCGGCCCTCACTATGACTCGGTGATGTGCCAAATGCTGAGTCGAACAAACCGTAAGAAAGACTCTGCGCAAATAAAAAAAGAAAAAATTCCCCGTGTTCTCGCTGCCGGCCAGAGCATTCAAACGCCTCCGGCAAAGGGCGTCGTTGTCAGGTATCTGCACGGTGGTGGCACGCTCCCTGTCGATGCCGATGCAATGCTGTTGTTGAATGATCTGGGGCCAATGTTGACCGGTGCGGTCGACTGGAATACCTACAAGGGCAGATTGCCCCCACCAAAGAACGGCGGCGCGCTGCAAAAGAAGGATGCGCAAACCCTTAACGTCTTTCTGGCTGACAGCGCTGCTGATGAGTTGCCGCTTTCGCCACACAGCTTATCCGTGGAGTCTTTTCCCTCGGGTTGGAAGGCTTACGCGGCGGTGCTGAAATGGCTCAAGGACGTTCCGCGAGGCGGGATCGCCTTGCTTGAAGAGCCCGAATCGCATCTGCATCCGCACTTTCAACGTTTACTGTTTACAGTGATGACGAAGCTGGTCAAGGCAAGAAAGCTGCAACTGTTGATGAGCACGCATTCTTCTGCGCTGATCAACGCGGCGGCGGAATTGAATGGCAAACCATCGGTAAAAATATTTCAGATGCATGATGGCCACATTCAATCGGCCAACATTGGCAAAGTGCTCGATCAACTGGGCTATCGCGCTTCGGATCTGCTTCAGGCCAACAGTGTGATCTGGGTGGAAGGTCCTTCCGATCGCATTTACCTCAACTGGTGGATTCGCCATAAGCGCAAGGATTTCATCGAGGGTGTTCATTACTCGATCATGTTTTATGGTGGGCGTTTGTTCAGTCATCTCTCCGCTGAGACGGAGCCACTGGCTGACCTGATCAAGTTGAAAAAACTCAACCGCCACTCCGCCATCATGTTTGACAGCGATAAAGAGGCTCCCCACGTCAAGCTCAACCCCACCAAGGAGCGACTAAAAAAGGAGTTTTCCGGAACGACGGAAGAACCGGGTTTTGCCTGGGTGACCGAAGGTCGTGAAATTGAAAACTATCTCGACGAAACGCAATTCAAAAAAAGCCTGAAGGCTCAGCACAAACATCTGCACAGGTATTCCGCCACAGGCATTTGGGAGAACTGGCTCAAATATGAAATTGCGAAACCGGCGCCCAATGCAAAATCGACGGATCTCAAGCGCAGTGGAGATAAAGTGGCCGTGGCGAACCGATATATCAAAAAGTGGAAAGTGGATCTCAAAGTGCTGGATCTGGACAGGCAGTTAACGCTGCTGTGCGAATTTATCGACCGAGCGAACCGTTGA
- a CDS encoding LysR substrate-binding domain-containing protein gives MDNIRHVPSLQAMQALVEVARCGSFTSAAQTLCLTQSAVSRQIQQLESHFNVALFIRTSRNLRLTPEGEQVLASARSILEQLKTLEERLAPQKRPFRIRMHVSLAVRWLLPKLSEFYLSHPEISLAIETVATEVVEPGNDSDAYILYLPQPSSDADCLTLFEEMLVPVCSPNLTNAPRSVDELLRFALLHRSADRQAWIEWLGANGGKPLEDYRHIPFNLDELALDAAARGLGVAVTDMTLAAESIERGVLVVPFGEPLKTGGVYAMCLLSSAAGHPACTTVLQWFASHARVEAV, from the coding sequence ATGGATAACATTCGCCACGTTCCCTCTCTGCAAGCCATGCAAGCCTTGGTCGAAGTGGCCCGCTGCGGCAGCTTCACCAGTGCTGCGCAGACGTTGTGCCTGACCCAAAGCGCTGTGAGCCGGCAGATCCAGCAACTGGAAAGCCACTTCAACGTCGCGCTGTTCATCAGGACCAGCCGTAACCTGCGTCTGACTCCGGAGGGCGAACAGGTGCTGGCCAGCGCCCGCAGCATCCTTGAACAACTGAAAACCCTCGAAGAACGCCTCGCCCCGCAGAAGCGTCCGTTTCGCATACGCATGCACGTGTCGCTGGCGGTGCGTTGGCTGCTGCCGAAACTCAGTGAGTTCTATCTGAGTCATCCAGAGATTTCGCTGGCGATCGAAACCGTCGCCACTGAGGTCGTCGAGCCAGGCAACGACAGTGATGCGTACATTCTCTATCTGCCGCAGCCATCGAGTGATGCGGATTGCCTGACGCTGTTCGAGGAAATGCTGGTGCCGGTGTGTTCACCCAACCTGACAAACGCGCCACGCTCGGTAGACGAACTGTTGCGCTTTGCCCTGCTGCATCGATCGGCGGACCGGCAGGCCTGGATCGAATGGCTGGGAGCAAATGGCGGAAAACCACTGGAAGATTACCGGCACATCCCGTTCAACCTGGATGAGTTGGCACTGGATGCGGCGGCGCGGGGCTTGGGCGTGGCGGTGACGGACATGACGCTCGCGGCGGAGTCGATCGAGCGTGGGGTGTTGGTGGTGCCGTTTGGTGAGCCATTGAAGACCGGCGGAGTTTACGCAATGTGCCTGCTGTCTTCGGCGGCGGGGCATCCTGCCTGCACAACAGTCCTGCAATGGTTCGCGAGCCATGCCCGAGTCGAGGCGGTATAA
- a CDS encoding FAD-binding oxidoreductase — protein MENVCGWIAQAGSSPERGRLSGVQKADWLVIGGGITGLSAAHTLAEMHPQARIVVVDRQRAAQGASARNSGFVVAHEHPAHDELIGAQGFAGFEVDTMISRAASEEVRQRIARHAIDCDFRDSGYYFVVSDRAKLDHVDAKLATLRALGARAEFVQGAALAQKLGTRHYEAAIWCGHGNALLQPAQYVKGLLNALPGNITVYENTDITGIERLSQGRLRANAVDGSIETKQILVCLNAFIPRVGIADSATFPMELSASLTRPLSDQEFQAIGAGEPWGVLSTRPLGATVRLTPDRRVMIRNTAEYRTRDLANRELAIRRQHHVRGLQRRFPFLGEQDIQYTWTGHLSASRSGQAFFDRVEEGVFAVAGCNGSGVARGTLWGRLLAELASGVDSPLLQSVMQRAEPGWLPPRPFFDIGAILRMRVEAVRARTEI, from the coding sequence ATGGAAAACGTATGTGGCTGGATCGCGCAGGCCGGAAGTTCACCGGAACGCGGTCGCCTGAGTGGCGTGCAAAAAGCCGACTGGCTGGTGATTGGCGGCGGGATCACCGGTCTCAGCGCCGCGCACACCCTGGCCGAAATGCACCCTCAAGCGCGCATCGTGGTGGTTGATCGACAACGGGCAGCACAAGGTGCTTCGGCGCGTAACTCGGGTTTTGTCGTGGCTCACGAACATCCGGCGCACGACGAGCTGATCGGCGCTCAGGGCTTTGCCGGGTTTGAAGTCGACACAATGATTTCCCGTGCCGCCAGCGAAGAAGTACGCCAGCGCATCGCTCGCCATGCTATCGACTGCGACTTTCGTGACAGCGGCTATTACTTCGTGGTCAGCGACCGGGCCAAGCTCGATCATGTCGACGCCAAACTGGCGACGTTGCGCGCCCTCGGTGCCCGTGCGGAGTTTGTGCAAGGCGCGGCACTTGCGCAGAAACTCGGTACCCGCCATTACGAAGCGGCAATCTGGTGCGGCCATGGCAACGCGTTGCTGCAACCGGCCCAATACGTGAAAGGTTTGCTCAACGCATTGCCGGGCAACATTACCGTTTACGAAAACACTGACATCACCGGTATCGAGCGCCTGAGCCAGGGACGGCTGCGAGCCAATGCGGTGGATGGCAGCATCGAAACCAAGCAGATTCTGGTGTGCCTGAACGCGTTCATTCCGCGGGTCGGAATCGCCGACAGCGCCACGTTCCCGATGGAACTCAGCGCCAGCCTCACGCGCCCCCTCAGCGATCAGGAATTTCAGGCCATCGGTGCAGGAGAACCCTGGGGCGTGCTGTCGACCCGACCTCTCGGTGCCACGGTGCGGCTGACCCCGGATCGTCGGGTGATGATCCGCAACACCGCCGAATACCGCACGCGAGACCTGGCCAACCGCGAACTCGCGATACGCCGGCAACACCATGTTCGTGGCTTGCAGCGGCGTTTTCCGTTTCTCGGCGAGCAAGATATTCAATACACCTGGACCGGCCATTTAAGCGCAAGTCGCAGTGGTCAGGCGTTTTTCGACCGGGTCGAGGAGGGCGTGTTTGCCGTGGCCGGCTGCAATGGTTCGGGCGTAGCGCGCGGGACTCTGTGGGGACGGTTGCTGGCGGAACTGGCGTCTGGCGTTGACTCGCCGCTGCTGCAATCGGTGATGCAACGGGCCGAGCCCGGTTGGCTGCCACCGCGACCGTTCTTTGACATCGGTGCCATCCTTCGCATGCGCGTGGAGGCGGTCAGGGCCAGAACAGAGATCTGA
- a CDS encoding polyamine ABC transporter substrate-binding protein, with protein sequence MRIQPLSLAVILAAGSATAHADETVNISNWNSYIAPDTLVNFTQTTGIKTTYDIHDSNEVLESKLMTGNTGYDVVSPSNHFLSRLIKAGAIQKLDKSQLPNWKNLDPLLMQKLEVNDPGNQYGYPYMWGTAGIGYNVEKIKAIFGNTDVTHSWKLLFDEQNIKKLSQCGVAFIDNPTQVLPITLNYLGLPPHSHDPADYKKAEQALLKIRPYIQYFHASKYISDLANGNVCAVIGFNGDIVQAAASAREAKNAIDIAYSIPDEGTTLWFDMMVMPKSAPHEKNGYAYMNYLLEPKVIANISNSIHYANPNAAANEFLSPEVKEDAAIYPPKSVMEKLFTVEELPATIARLTTRLWTKLKTNT encoded by the coding sequence ATGCGCATCCAGCCACTTTCCCTGGCGGTCATACTCGCTGCCGGTTCGGCGACCGCTCACGCCGATGAAACGGTCAACATTTCCAACTGGAACAGTTACATCGCGCCAGACACCCTGGTCAACTTCACCCAGACCACGGGTATCAAGACCACTTACGACATCCACGACAGTAATGAAGTGCTGGAGTCAAAGTTGATGACCGGCAATACCGGTTACGACGTCGTCAGCCCTTCGAACCACTTTCTGTCGCGGCTGATCAAGGCCGGGGCGATTCAGAAACTGGACAAGTCGCAACTGCCGAACTGGAAAAACCTCGACCCGCTGTTGATGCAGAAACTTGAAGTCAACGACCCCGGCAACCAGTACGGCTATCCCTACATGTGGGGCACCGCCGGCATCGGTTACAACGTCGAGAAGATCAAGGCGATTTTCGGCAATACCGATGTCACGCACTCGTGGAAGCTGCTGTTCGATGAGCAGAACATCAAGAAGCTGAGCCAGTGCGGTGTGGCGTTCATTGATAACCCGACCCAGGTATTGCCGATTACCCTCAACTACCTGGGCCTGCCGCCGCACAGCCACGACCCGGCAGACTACAAAAAGGCCGAGCAGGCCTTGTTGAAAATTCGCCCGTACATCCAGTACTTCCACGCGTCGAAATACATCAGTGATCTGGCCAACGGCAATGTCTGCGCGGTGATCGGCTTCAACGGCGATATCGTCCAGGCAGCGGCCAGTGCCAGGGAAGCGAAAAATGCTATCGATATCGCTTATTCGATCCCGGACGAAGGCACGACCTTGTGGTTCGACATGATGGTCATGCCCAAAAGCGCGCCCCATGAAAAGAATGGCTACGCCTACATGAACTATCTGCTTGAACCCAAGGTGATCGCCAACATCAGCAACAGCATTCACTACGCCAACCCCAATGCGGCGGCCAATGAGTTTCTGAGTCCCGAGGTAAAAGAGGATGCGGCGATTTACCCGCCGAAAAGCGTGATGGAAAAGTTGTTCACCGTAGAAGAGCTGCCGGCGACGATTGCACGGCTGACCACGCGGTTGTGGACCAAACTCAAAACCAACACCTGA